One window from the genome of Megalobrama amblycephala isolate DHTTF-2021 linkage group LG4, ASM1881202v1, whole genome shotgun sequence encodes:
- the ranbp1 gene encoding ran-specific GTPase-activating protein, with the protein MSDPKEAQDDHEASTENVEDSNHDPHFEPIVSLPEQDVKTLEEDEEELFKMRAKLYRFASENDPPEWKERGTGDVKLLRHKEKGTIRLLMRRDRTLKICANHNIMPLMELKPNAGSDRAWVWNTHADFADEKPKAELLAIRFLNAENAQKFKMKFDECKEEVRKSLDGSLNSPNKVAEKLEELSVNDDKTKSSEDKKEEVKEEKKEEKTGEEEKK; encoded by the exons ATGTCGGACCCAAAG GAGGCACAAGATGATCATGAAGCATCCACGGAAAATGTAGAGGACTCCAACCATGACCCTCATTTTGAGCCCATCGTCTCCCTACCTGAGCAGGATGTTAAGACTCTAGAAGAGGATGAGGAGGAGCTTTTCAAGAT GAGGGCAAAACTGTATCGTTTTGCCAGTGAGAACGACCCTCCTGAGTGGAAGGAGCGTGGGACGGGTGATGTCAAACTCCTGCGACACAAAGAGAAGGGTACCATCCGCCTTCTCATGAGGAGAGATCGCACCCTCAAAATCTGTGCCAACCACAACA TTATGCCGTTGATGGAGCTGAAGCCCAATGCAGGCAGTGACAGGGCCTGGGTGTGGAATACACATGCTGACTTTGCAGATGAAAAACCCAAAGCAGAGCTGCTGGCTATTCGATTCCTCAATGCAGAGA ATGCACAGAAGTTCAAGATGAAATTTGATGAATGCAAAGAAGAGGTCAGAAAGTCTCTAGATG GTAGCTTGAACAGCCCTAACAAAGTGGCAGAGAAGTTGGAGGAGCTGTCTGTGAACGATGACAAGACAAAGAGCTCAGAggacaagaaagaggaggtgaaGGAAGAGAAGAAAGAGGAGAAGACTGGTGAGGAGGAGAAGAAATGA